The following proteins come from a genomic window of Flavobacterium crocinum:
- a CDS encoding outer membrane beta-barrel protein: MKKAFHILAAMLTSSFAFAQEEEAAAPATTWGGSADAYYKYDFSKQMNGLTSFTNSQNSFELGMASIEAGHTFGKASVFVDLGFGKRAAEFSYNETPDKDASAKFLIKQLFFTYNLTDEFKVVAGSFGTHIGYEVLDAVDNKNYSMSYAFSYGPFFNTGVKAQYTSGKFTAMLGLTNPTDFKSAMDAGSYQKTFIGQVGYIGETGSAYLNFTTGSTNAIPGSIIPVSDENKTQFDLTASKTISDSFSLGLNATYAKTTNDFDSTLDGEWFSLVGYANYSFSPSLLLAYRMEYFDAKDAAPSMGTLTGSSVFANTVSLNYKVGKLTIIPELRYDAASEDIFLDKDALPTGGSFYALIATTYSF, translated from the coding sequence ATGAAAAAAGCATTTCACATTTTAGCCGCGATGTTAACAAGTTCTTTTGCCTTTGCCCAAGAAGAGGAGGCAGCCGCTCCAGCAACCACATGGGGAGGTTCTGCAGATGCGTACTATAAATATGATTTTTCAAAACAAATGAATGGATTAACGAGCTTCACCAACTCACAAAATTCATTCGAATTAGGGATGGCATCGATAGAAGCGGGTCATACCTTTGGAAAAGCTTCTGTTTTTGTCGATTTAGGTTTCGGAAAAAGAGCAGCAGAGTTTTCCTATAATGAGACACCGGATAAAGATGCGAGCGCCAAATTTTTAATTAAACAGTTATTTTTTACCTATAATTTAACTGATGAATTTAAAGTAGTGGCAGGTAGTTTTGGAACTCATATCGGATATGAGGTTTTGGACGCCGTAGATAACAAAAACTACAGTATGTCGTATGCATTCTCATACGGACCGTTCTTTAATACAGGTGTGAAAGCCCAATATACATCAGGGAAATTCACAGCTATGTTAGGATTAACAAACCCAACCGATTTTAAATCGGCTATGGATGCGGGATCTTACCAAAAAACGTTCATTGGACAAGTAGGATATATAGGTGAAACAGGAAGTGCTTATTTGAACTTTACAACAGGAAGTACAAACGCAATTCCAGGAAGTATCATTCCAGTATCAGATGAGAATAAAACTCAGTTTGATTTGACTGCTTCTAAAACAATTAGTGATAGTTTTTCTCTTGGGTTAAATGCGACTTATGCAAAAACAACAAATGATTTTGACAGCACTTTAGACGGAGAATGGTTTTCATTGGTAGGATATGCTAATTACTCTTTCAGCCCATCATTATTGCTGGCTTACAGAATGGAGTATTTTGATGCTAAAGATGCAGCGCCAAGCATGGGAACATTAACAGGATCTAGTGTATTTGCAAACACAGTTTCTTTAAATTATAAAGTTGGAAAACTTACAATTATTCCTGAGCTAAGATACGATGCAGCTTCTGAAGATATTTTCTTAGATAAAGATGCATTGCCAACAGGAGGAAGCTTCTATGCTTTAATTGCAACAACATACTCTTTCTAG
- a CDS encoding glycoside hydrolase family 5 protein — protein MKINKVLLFAFILMFSPLNAQVQTHKNLSVNGTQLVNKDKKPVVLRGMSFGWHSMWPRFYNQKAVSWLKKDFNCNVVRAALGVELGEYSYMKDPKFSKKKIEAVIKGAIKEDMYVIVDWHTHNVNLSEAKEFFAEISKKYGKYPNIIYEIFNEPDYETWAEVKAYSEEVIKVIRENDPDNIILVGSPHWDQDVDLPAADPILGYNNIMYTMHFYAATHGKELRDKTDAAIKNGLPIFISESAGMEASGDGPLNYKAWQEYIDWMEDRKLSWIVWSVSDKDETCSVLYKSAKSEGKWKNEDLKESGIKAREYFKKYNVWHYERYLPSNWKESNYRFED, from the coding sequence ATGAAGATTAATAAAGTCTTATTATTTGCTTTTATTTTAATGTTTTCGCCTTTAAATGCTCAAGTGCAAACTCATAAAAATCTTAGTGTTAATGGTACTCAATTGGTAAATAAGGATAAAAAGCCAGTTGTATTAAGAGGAATGAGTTTTGGCTGGCATAGTATGTGGCCAAGGTTTTATAATCAAAAAGCGGTAAGTTGGTTAAAGAAAGATTTTAACTGTAATGTTGTTCGTGCCGCACTAGGAGTAGAGCTGGGAGAGTATTCCTATATGAAAGATCCCAAATTTTCTAAAAAGAAAATAGAAGCTGTCATTAAAGGAGCAATAAAAGAGGATATGTATGTAATCGTAGATTGGCATACCCATAATGTTAATTTAAGTGAAGCTAAAGAGTTTTTTGCTGAGATATCAAAAAAGTATGGTAAATACCCCAATATTATATATGAAATATTTAATGAACCTGATTATGAAACATGGGCCGAGGTTAAAGCTTATTCTGAAGAAGTAATCAAAGTAATTAGAGAGAACGATCCTGATAATATAATTTTGGTGGGTTCTCCACATTGGGATCAGGATGTAGATCTACCAGCCGCAGATCCTATTTTAGGATATAATAATATAATGTATACTATGCATTTTTATGCTGCAACGCATGGAAAAGAATTAAGAGACAAAACTGATGCTGCTATCAAAAACGGACTTCCAATATTTATTTCAGAATCTGCCGGTATGGAAGCTTCTGGCGATGGACCATTAAATTACAAAGCTTGGCAGGAATATATAGACTGGATGGAAGACAGAAAACTTAGCTGGATTGTATGGTCTGTTTCAGACAAAGATGAGACTTGCTCTGTTTTATATAAATCAGCGAAGTCTGAAGGGAAATGGAAAAATGAAGATTTAAAAGAATCCGGAATAAAAGCTCGTGAATATTTTAAAAAATATAATGTATGGCATTACGAAAGATACTTACCTTCCAACTGGAAAGAAAGCAACTATCGTTTTGAGGACTAA
- the rimO gene encoding 30S ribosomal protein S12 methylthiotransferase RimO has protein sequence MRTKSLKKNKINVITLGCSKNVYDSEVLMGQLRANGKEVEHEAPAEKEGNIIVINTCGFIDNAKAESVNMILEYADKKDRGLVDKVFVTGCLSERYRPDLEKEIPNVDQYFGTTELPQLLKALGADYKHELLGERLTTTPKNYAYLKIAEGCDRPCSFCAIPLMRGSHVSQPIEKLVKEAQGLAKNGVKELILIAQDLTYYGLDLYKKRNLAELLEALAAVEGIEWIRLHYAYPTGFPMDVLELMKREPKICNYIDIPLQHISDSILKSMRRGTTQAKTTQLLKDFRAAVPGMAIRTTLIVGYPGETQEDFEILKDFVQEMKFDRMGCFAYSHEENTHAYLLEDNVPDDVKQARANEIMELQSQISWDLNQEKVGKVFRCIIDRKEGAHFVGRTEFDSPDVDNEVLIDASKHYVKTGEFVNIKIIEATEFDLYGEPA, from the coding sequence ATGAGAACCAAGTCTTTAAAAAAGAACAAAATTAACGTAATCACTCTTGGGTGTTCAAAAAATGTTTATGACAGCGAAGTCCTTATGGGACAGCTTCGTGCAAATGGAAAAGAAGTTGAACATGAAGCTCCGGCAGAAAAAGAAGGAAACATTATTGTAATTAATACTTGTGGTTTTATTGATAATGCAAAAGCAGAATCAGTAAACATGATTTTGGAATATGCTGATAAAAAAGACAGAGGACTTGTAGATAAAGTTTTCGTGACAGGATGTTTATCTGAACGTTACAGACCTGATTTAGAAAAAGAAATCCCAAATGTTGATCAATATTTTGGAACAACAGAATTACCACAGTTGCTAAAAGCTCTTGGAGCAGATTATAAACATGAATTACTTGGAGAGCGTTTAACGACCACTCCAAAAAATTACGCTTACTTAAAAATCGCTGAAGGATGCGACAGACCTTGTAGTTTTTGTGCTATTCCACTAATGAGAGGTTCTCACGTTTCTCAGCCAATTGAAAAATTAGTAAAAGAAGCTCAAGGTTTAGCTAAAAACGGAGTTAAAGAATTAATCTTAATTGCTCAGGACTTAACTTATTACGGTCTTGATCTTTATAAAAAAAGAAACCTTGCAGAGCTTCTGGAAGCTTTAGCTGCTGTTGAAGGTATCGAATGGATTCGTCTTCATTACGCTTACCCAACGGGATTCCCAATGGATGTTTTAGAATTAATGAAACGCGAGCCTAAAATCTGTAATTATATAGATATTCCGTTACAACATATTTCAGATTCAATTTTGAAATCAATGCGTCGTGGAACAACTCAGGCTAAAACGACTCAATTATTGAAAGATTTCCGTGCAGCCGTTCCGGGAATGGCAATCAGAACTACTTTAATTGTTGGATATCCAGGTGAGACTCAGGAAGATTTTGAAATTTTGAAAGATTTTGTTCAGGAAATGAAATTTGACAGAATGGGATGCTTTGCATACTCTCATGAAGAAAACACCCACGCTTACTTGTTAGAAGACAATGTCCCTGATGATGTAAAACAAGCAAGAGCAAATGAAATTATGGAATTACAGTCTCAAATTTCATGGGACTTAAATCAGGAAAAAGTAGGTAAAGTTTTCAGATGTATAATTGACAGAAAAGAAGGCGCGCATTTTGTTGGTCGTACCGAATTTGACAGTCCTGATGTTGATAATGAAGTTTTAATAGATGCTTCTAAGCATTATGTGAAAACAGGCGAATTTGTTAATATAAAAATAATTGAAGCCACAGAATTTGATTTATACGGAGAACCTGCTTAA
- a CDS encoding N-acetylmuramoyl-L-alanine amidase yields MTKKHFCYLILAVIISACSINPYKNTEKAYDQQLKTLENQITSKEAQPIPATNVVIDTTYAQQLKIVKDTLSKTSSTYLQNGINTEWIGTVNFNLRKPSFVIIHHTAQDSLQQTINTFTKTKTQVSAHYVISENGKVVQMLNDYLRAWHAGNSTWGKVTDLNSCSIGIELDNNGFKPFTEAQISSLVALLTKLKKDYNIPTQNFIGHADIAPGRKQDPSALFPWKTLAEKGFGIWPDEVLEPAPFDFKIEPALRIIGFNTKNLMAAIQAFKLHYIQTDATSTLDRKTIDTIYSIYKKQVQ; encoded by the coding sequence ATGACAAAAAAGCATTTTTGCTATCTGATTTTGGCTGTTATTATTAGTGCTTGCTCTATTAATCCATATAAGAATACTGAAAAAGCATACGATCAGCAGCTTAAAACTTTAGAAAACCAGATTACCAGTAAAGAAGCGCAGCCAATTCCGGCAACAAATGTTGTTATTGACACAACTTATGCGCAGCAATTGAAAATTGTAAAAGATACATTATCTAAAACAAGCTCAACATATCTGCAAAATGGAATCAATACGGAATGGATTGGCACAGTGAACTTTAACTTAAGAAAACCAAGTTTCGTTATTATTCACCATACTGCTCAAGATTCTTTACAGCAAACGATAAATACTTTTACAAAAACCAAAACTCAGGTTAGTGCTCATTATGTAATTTCTGAAAACGGAAAAGTGGTTCAGATGCTTAATGATTATCTAAGAGCCTGGCATGCCGGAAATTCAACCTGGGGCAAAGTAACAGATTTAAACTCCTGCTCTATCGGAATTGAACTGGACAATAATGGTTTCAAGCCTTTTACAGAAGCACAAATCAGCAGTTTGGTTGCTTTGTTGACAAAACTGAAAAAAGATTACAATATTCCAACTCAAAACTTTATTGGACATGCAGATATTGCTCCGGGAAGAAAGCAAGACCCTAGTGCTTTATTTCCTTGGAAAACACTTGCCGAAAAAGGTTTTGGAATCTGGCCAGATGAAGTTTTAGAACCTGCTCCATTTGATTTTAAAATTGAACCGGCTCTCCGAATAATTGGATTTAATACCAAAAATTTAATGGCTGCAATTCAAGCTTTTAAGCTACATTATATCCAAACCGATGCAACCTCAACTTTGGACAGAAAAACAATCGATACGATTTATTCTATCTATAAGAAACAAGTTCAATAA
- a CDS encoding OmpP1/FadL family transporter, with translation MKKIFFLFITGLTACASYSQDVSDAVRYAQDNLTGTARFRAMSGAFGAVGGDLSALSVNPAGSAIFNTNQVGVSFSNQNIKNDSDYYNTKTSDKKNSFILNQAGGVFVFKDRNPNNGWNKIAIGATYENTNNYNNNIFSAGTNPTKSIDGYFLDYANYGNGGAPVPHEFVNLADNETLKDLYSYLGSNFPNGQYPNMSGFSAQQALLGYQAYLINIDDVNNPNSTYFTNNAPNGQNYYQENEVYTRGYNSKVSFNIATSYKDRLYFGANLNVHVTDYRRTSSFYESNKNPLESYETVSNVRFNNELYTYGNGFSFQLGAIGKVTDALRFGIAYESNTWYELYDELSQSLFTTTETTTESFTNNANPNTVNVYQSYTLQTPDKWTFSGAYVFGKSGLISVDYAIKNYGNTKFKPTSDFRGTNDEINNSLTSTGELRIGAEYKIKQLSLRGGYRFEGSPYKNGSTIGDLTSYSGGLGYNFGATKLDLAYSYLQRKSNQDFFSRGFNDGANINSKLNNVTLTLLFEL, from the coding sequence ATGAAAAAAATATTTTTCCTATTCATAACAGGACTAACTGCCTGCGCGTCATATTCTCAGGATGTATCAGATGCTGTGCGTTATGCACAAGACAATTTAACCGGAACGGCAAGATTTAGAGCCATGAGCGGTGCGTTTGGCGCAGTTGGAGGAGATCTGTCGGCACTAAGTGTCAATCCTGCCGGATCCGCAATCTTTAATACAAATCAGGTTGGAGTATCTTTTAGTAATCAGAATATAAAAAATGACTCTGATTATTATAACACCAAAACTTCAGACAAAAAAAACTCCTTTATTTTAAACCAGGCGGGAGGTGTTTTTGTTTTCAAAGACCGAAATCCTAATAACGGATGGAATAAAATTGCAATTGGAGCAACATACGAGAACACAAACAACTACAACAACAATATTTTTTCTGCCGGAACAAACCCAACCAAATCTATAGATGGTTATTTTTTAGACTATGCAAACTATGGCAATGGAGGCGCTCCTGTCCCTCATGAATTTGTTAACCTAGCCGACAACGAAACGTTAAAAGATTTATATAGCTATTTAGGCTCAAATTTCCCTAACGGACAATACCCAAATATGAGCGGCTTTTCTGCTCAACAAGCCTTATTAGGATATCAGGCATACTTAATAAATATTGACGATGTCAACAACCCAAACAGCACTTATTTTACTAACAACGCTCCTAATGGCCAAAATTACTATCAGGAAAACGAGGTTTACACAAGAGGCTACAACAGTAAAGTAAGTTTTAACATCGCCACTTCATACAAGGACCGATTATATTTTGGAGCAAACTTAAACGTTCACGTAACTGACTACAGAAGAACTTCAAGTTTTTACGAATCCAACAAGAACCCATTAGAATCATACGAAACAGTATCAAACGTGCGTTTTAACAACGAACTTTACACTTACGGAAATGGATTTTCTTTCCAACTTGGAGCCATCGGAAAAGTAACTGATGCTTTAAGATTTGGTATCGCATATGAATCTAATACATGGTACGAGCTTTATGATGAGCTTTCACAAAGCTTATTCACAACTACAGAAACAACTACAGAATCATTCACCAACAACGCAAACCCAAACACTGTAAATGTTTACCAATCTTACACCTTACAAACTCCTGACAAATGGACATTTAGTGGTGCTTACGTTTTTGGAAAATCCGGTTTAATTAGTGTTGATTATGCTATTAAAAACTACGGAAACACAAAATTCAAACCTACCAGTGATTTCAGAGGAACAAACGACGAAATCAATAACAGTTTAACAAGTACCGGCGAATTGAGAATTGGAGCAGAATACAAAATAAAACAATTAAGTTTACGAGGAGGATATCGCTTTGAAGGAAGTCCGTACAAAAATGGAAGCACAATTGGAGACCTGACAAGCTATTCCGGAGGTTTAGGATACAACTTTGGAGCTACTAAATTAGATTTGGCTTACTCTTATTTACAAAGAAAATCGAATCAGGATTTCTTCTCAAGAGGTTTTAATGACGGAGCCAATATCAATTCAAAACTTAACAATGTTACCCTTACCTTATTATTTGAATTGTAA